The genomic region TAGTTCTTATCGCTGGAGCTTCGGTAGGGGAAATAGTCGATGCCGATCAGGGCCACGCGCAGCGCAGAATCCATCATCGGGTCACCGGGCGAGTGTGGTGATGCACATCCGGGTCGAAGCCACCAACAGCCCGAACATCAACGCCCAGAAGGGAAACACCATGTACGAGATGAGCCCCCAGGCGACGAGGCCGTGGATGAGGACCGCGACGTGACCGGCCAGGACCCCCTGCGTCAGAGCGCCCATCCTCCCCTCCTCCAGGCGGCCGGCCACGCCAGCCGTGACGAGGGCCAATATCAGGAACAACAGGAACCATAGCAACGCGGGCATTCCGCCCTCCACGGCCAGGGCCAGGTAAAGGTTATGGACCTTGTGCTCCGCCCCCTCCACCAGCCAGGTATACCCTACACCGTAGTCAGGCGCGACGCGTGGGAAATTGCCCAGGCCGATCCCAAACAGGGGATGATCCCGGATCACCTGGACCGCCACCCGGTTCAGATTGAACCGCACGGAGACCGTATCGGTCGCGCTCTCCAGCAGACGACCGCGGATCAGGCCGGCGAACGGCACGGCCCCCAACATCATCAGGAGCAGGGCTCCGGCGACGACGGTCAGCAATTTGGGATATCGAAGGATCTTTCGGATGCTGAAGAGCAAAACCGCGCCGACGCCCACGACCAGGCCGACCCAACCGCCACGGGTGAACGTCAGGATCAGCGCGGTGACGCCGGAGGCGATGACGATAAGCAGCCAGAGCCGCCGCCGAGGCGAGTCCGCGACCAGGAGCAGGCTGAGCTGAAGGGGCAAGATCAGCTCCAGCCAGTGGGCCAACGCCGTGTCCGAGCCCAACGTGCCCCGCACGCGAAAGAGCTGTCCCCCGCTGGACAGTGCGACCTGCCGGGCCTCGTTCACGCTCCTTCCCACCATGTCAGAGATCGCCCCGATGTTGGTGCGCGTCCAGAACTGAAGCAACCCCAATCCGTTCTCCAGGACGATGATGAGGGATAAGGCCCCGGCGAGCATCCAGATGGAGCGCCGATTCAGGCGATGAGCGGCGTAGAAATAGATCAGGAAGGCCCGCAGCCACAAGGTCCAATGGCCCAGAGCCGGCGGGACATAGGCGGACAGCAGCGCGGACGCAAACAGCCAGCCGATCCACGCAAGCCAGAGCAGATCCACGAGGGATATCCGGGGCCTCTCGATCCGTCCGGCCCGGATATCCCAAATCCAGGCCAGATACATGAGAGCCAGGACCGGATCAAAGGCATAGATCGTCAGGACATCGCTCAGGATGAGCCGCAGGGAGGGGAGCAGGCTCAGAAGGAGGAGCAACGGGAGGACGTCCCGGTCGCTGGCGGCCAGCACCAGGCAGCCCAGCCCAGCCGCGAGGGCGATGATGCCGAGAACGCCATACTCCGGGCCCAGGCGCGCGGCCATCGTGGTGAGGCCGATGACCAGGAAGATCACCCCGGCCGCGAGCGCCAGGAAGATCGGCCACCCGGCCGTAGGCGATTCCCCGGTCGCGAGCTGGGGCGGTTTGGTCACCATGGCTGGCACTTGTACGCGACTCCGTTCCGTCGGCTGGCAGCGGATGGGGGGATCATCCCCTTATGTCCTATACATCCCTCAGAGTGTATCCGAAAGCTCACCGGCGAGGTGTCTGGAGACATCCCTCAGTGCGGCCCCACAGGGGAGATGTGGAGCCCTCTCTCCACAGCCCTCCTACTTCTCCGGCCTACATCTGCCCCTCCCGGCCCTTTCCGCATGGATCCGAGCCGTGGGCGAGTAGGGCAGAGATGAGAGAGAGGCTTCCCCCCCAGGAGCTTCGCCTCTCCGGGCCTCCCCATGGCAGGAGCAACGGGATCTCTCCAACGCGCTCTCACAGGCT from Chloroflexota bacterium harbors:
- a CDS encoding O-antigen ligase family protein, whose amino-acid sequence is MPAMVTKPPQLATGESPTAGWPIFLALAAGVIFLVIGLTTMAARLGPEYGVLGIIALAAGLGCLVLAASDRDVLPLLLLLSLLPSLRLILSDVLTIYAFDPVLALMYLAWIWDIRAGRIERPRISLVDLLWLAWIGWLFASALLSAYVPPALGHWTLWLRAFLIYFYAAHRLNRRSIWMLAGALSLIIVLENGLGLLQFWTRTNIGAISDMVGRSVNEARQVALSSGGQLFRVRGTLGSDTALAHWLELILPLQLSLLLVADSPRRRLWLLIVIASGVTALILTFTRGGWVGLVVGVGAVLLFSIRKILRYPKLLTVVAGALLLMMLGAVPFAGLIRGRLLESATDTVSVRFNLNRVAVQVIRDHPLFGIGLGNFPRVAPDYGVGYTWLVEGAEHKVHNLYLALAVEGGMPALLWFLLFLILALVTAGVAGRLEEGRMGALTQGVLAGHVAVLIHGLVAWGLISYMVFPFWALMFGLLVASTRMCITTLAR